The Saprospiraceae bacterium genome includes a window with the following:
- a CDS encoding PorP/SprF family type IX secretion system membrane protein: MKQSFIFFFVLFIQFPDLSAQDAHFSQFYSAPLLLNPAIAGTYTGTFRISSIYRDQWRSAVDQPLSTFSVSGDVKFEIDYSKKNLPDLFAVGITFFADRVSVFDFNTNQILLTAAYHKALDKKTKQYIGIGFQGGIAQRSVNYENLTFQDQFNAIDGYTLGTGEFLPPNNIAFADFNLGLYYTIAPSKKFNFHIGAGLFHFQKPNISFYNDQDIIDPNIVKVNSLGQKWSFHTGASIQTSEFISVQPRILFLAQDPHSELNLGLNFRFKISKTSGKYLHLGPWLRGVKNRDNYGLESFIAMAGIEMNNFIFGFSYDQSLGSLVRDRRSLSSFEFSVTYIGEHHNNDNFCPQF; the protein is encoded by the coding sequence ATGAAACAATCTTTTATTTTTTTCTTTGTCTTATTCATACAATTTCCGGATTTATCGGCACAGGATGCACACTTTTCTCAGTTCTACTCTGCTCCTTTACTTTTAAACCCGGCAATTGCAGGTACCTATACCGGAACCTTCAGAATATCTTCCATATACAGAGATCAATGGAGATCCGCTGTGGACCAACCGCTTAGCACGTTTTCTGTATCCGGTGATGTGAAATTTGAAATAGATTACAGTAAAAAGAACTTACCGGATTTATTTGCTGTCGGAATTACATTTTTTGCTGACAGAGTGTCTGTTTTTGATTTTAACACCAATCAAATTTTACTGACTGCGGCCTACCATAAAGCTTTAGACAAAAAAACAAAACAGTACATTGGCATCGGTTTTCAGGGGGGAATTGCGCAAAGATCTGTAAATTACGAAAACCTGACATTTCAGGATCAATTTAACGCCATAGACGGATATACCTTAGGTACAGGGGAGTTCCTTCCGCCTAACAACATTGCATTTGCAGATTTTAATTTGGGTCTGTATTACACGATCGCTCCCAGTAAGAAATTTAATTTTCACATAGGAGCAGGATTGTTCCATTTTCAAAAACCGAATATTTCTTTTTACAATGATCAGGATATTATCGATCCGAATATTGTCAAGGTCAATTCTTTGGGACAAAAATGGAGTTTTCACACCGGAGCTTCCATTCAGACTTCCGAATTTATATCTGTTCAGCCGAGAATCCTGTTTCTGGCTCAGGATCCGCATTCAGAGCTGAATCTGGGGTTGAACTTTAGATTTAAAATTTCTAAAACTTCCGGTAAATACCTCCATTTAGGTCCATGGCTAAGGGGTGTTAAAAATAGAGATAACTATGGTTTGGAATCATTCATAGCGATGGCAGGAATTGAGATGAATAATTTTATTTTCGGATTTAGTTATGACCAAAGCTTAGGAAGTCTGGTGAGAGACAGGCGAAGTTTATCTTCGTTTGAATTTTCAGTTACATATATCGGAGAGCATCACAATAATGATAACTTTTGCCCGCAATTCTGA
- a CDS encoding C40 family peptidase, whose product MTGKKYKESKNFTHFVTILSVINIFEKHGFNENIVSQLLFGETGEVVEKKNKHWYKIKSVRDSVFGWVSTYQIEMISPENFKKFNDNFSLALEVSHPLINENHSIQILMGSQLNCFDGISLFMSNDKYVYNGQAVNPKEINISNELLIKIARRYLYAPYFAGGRSPFGIDSSGLIQNIYSFFNIVLPRSAFEQAGLGEVVDFSVLSKTGDLAFFHDGDGIVNHVGLVLEDQKILHCFGMVRIDKIDHFGIYNKTLKKYTHKLRIIKRILPEI is encoded by the coding sequence GTGACAGGTAAAAAATATAAAGAATCTAAAAATTTCACGCATTTTGTAACCATATTGAGTGTTATAAACATTTTTGAAAAGCACGGTTTTAATGAAAACATTGTGTCTCAATTGCTTTTTGGAGAGACCGGAGAAGTTGTTGAAAAGAAAAATAAACATTGGTACAAAATCAAATCTGTAAGAGATTCAGTATTCGGTTGGGTTTCAACTTATCAGATAGAAATGATCTCACCTGAAAATTTTAAAAAATTCAACGATAATTTTTCATTAGCTTTGGAAGTTTCTCACCCTTTGATAAATGAAAATCACTCCATCCAGATTTTAATGGGCTCACAGTTGAATTGTTTTGACGGTATTTCCTTATTCATGTCAAATGATAAATATGTTTACAACGGTCAGGCAGTTAATCCGAAGGAGATTAATATCAGCAATGAATTACTGATAAAGATTGCCAGAAGGTACCTTTATGCACCTTATTTCGCTGGTGGCAGGAGTCCCTTTGGGATAGATTCATCCGGATTGATTCAAAATATCTATAGCTTTTTTAATATTGTATTACCCAGAAGTGCGTTTGAACAGGCTGGATTAGGTGAAGTGGTAGATTTTTCCGTTTTATCCAAAACAGGAGACCTTGCTTTTTTTCATGATGGCGATGGTATAGTCAATCATGTGGGTTTAGTATTGGAAGACCAAAAAATATTACATTGTTTCGGAATGGTCAGAATCGACAAAATAGACCATTTTGGTATTTATAATAAAACCCTGAAAAAATACACACACAAACTGCGCATCATCAAAAGGATACTCCCTGAAATTTAA
- a CDS encoding ion transporter: MPLLPELSKSDQKPEEISSLRQKMWEIIFEAETKEGKLFDVVLLIMIFLSIILVMLETIPTLDEQWRDMLWLMEWVITIFFTFEYFLRLYCVRKPLNYAKSFFGIIDLIAIIPSYLSFIFPGAHSLMIVRGLRLLRVFRIFKLNNFLQQGNVLIEAFRASRTKISLFIFFVLLMVSIFGSIMFLIEHNVNAGFDSIPRSIYWSIVTLTTVGYGDISPITPLGQFLASVVMITGYAVIAVPTGIMTSAIMEAHHQAKLNTNTCPECHLEGHDNDAIFCRKCGSKL, encoded by the coding sequence ATGCCACTATTGCCCGAACTAAGTAAGTCAGACCAAAAACCTGAGGAAATCAGCAGTCTCAGGCAAAAAATGTGGGAAATAATTTTTGAAGCGGAGACCAAAGAAGGTAAACTTTTTGACGTCGTTTTGCTGATAATGATATTTTTAAGTATCATCTTAGTCATGTTAGAAACCATTCCCACATTGGATGAGCAATGGAGAGATATGCTTTGGCTGATGGAGTGGGTGATAACCATATTTTTTACATTTGAATATTTCTTAAGGTTATATTGTGTACGAAAGCCATTAAATTATGCAAAAAGCTTTTTCGGGATAATTGATTTGATAGCGATAATACCCAGCTACCTTAGTTTTATATTTCCGGGAGCACATTCCCTGATGATAGTCAGAGGATTAAGACTATTAAGAGTTTTCAGAATATTTAAATTGAATAATTTTCTTCAGCAAGGAAATGTGTTGATTGAAGCATTCAGGGCAAGCAGAACAAAAATTTCGTTATTTATATTCTTTGTACTTTTAATGGTCAGTATTTTTGGTTCTATCATGTTTTTAATTGAGCATAATGTAAATGCCGGTTTCGATAGTATTCCCAGATCAATTTATTGGTCAATTGTAACATTAACCACTGTGGGATATGGAGATATTTCTCCGATTACCCCCCTTGGGCAGTTTTTAGCATCTGTGGTGATGATTACAGGCTATGCTGTGATTGCCGTGCCGACTGGTATTATGACTTCTGCAATCATGGAAGCACACCATCAGGCTAAGTTAAACACCAATACTTGTCCGGAATGTCATTTGGAAGGGCATGATAATGATGCAATATTTTGCAGAAAATGTGGTAGCAAATTATAA
- a CDS encoding RNA-binding transcriptional accessory protein — protein MEYDISAIVSRLTALPLKSVSATIKLLQEGATVPFISRYRKEVTGSLDEVQVQNIKKVLKNSEELILRKESILSAIAELGKLTPELRFAIESCFDANDLEDLYLPYKRKKKTRADVALENGLEPLAKILMAQNNQNIERIASGYITQNVPDTQSAIDGALDIIAEWISEDQFIRERIRTICRKSGLIKSTVVAKKKELATNFTDYFDFQELLQKCPSHRYLAMMRGEAEGFLKVSIIIETERAIDVIDRKYLKHGKSESEYIENAISDAYKRLIFPSIETQIKNEYKELADDEAIRVFTKNMEQLLLAPPLGEKAVLAIDPGFRTGCKVVCLDSNGNFICYETIFPHPPQNNSVAAGNTIRRLCSDHKIEAIAIGNGTASRETQDFVENIGLSSEIRIYSVSESGASIYSASDVAREEFPELDLTVRGAISIGRRLMDPMAELVKIDPKSVGVGQYQHDVHQGKLKDALDDTVSLSVNRVGVNLNTASSHLLGYVSGLGPALAKSIIKFRTDNGNFSTRDELKKVPRLGEKAFEQCAGFLRIKEGANPLDNTGVHPESYPVLKKMAKDLNVTMDKLIHESQLRKAIQINNYISDKTGLPTLTDIMKELEKPGLDVRGQVEEFHFDQNVKKVEDLYEGMILQGVVTNMTNFGAFVDVGVKQDGLVHISQITDKFIRNPAEVLHLHQHVMVKVLSIDIPRKRVNLSMILN, from the coding sequence ATGGAATATGACATATCAGCTATCGTTTCACGCCTCACAGCTTTACCTTTAAAATCGGTTTCAGCCACTATCAAATTGCTTCAGGAAGGAGCGACAGTTCCCTTTATTTCGAGATACCGAAAAGAAGTCACCGGTTCGTTGGATGAAGTTCAGGTGCAGAATATCAAAAAAGTACTAAAGAATTCCGAAGAACTAATACTACGAAAAGAAAGTATCTTAAGTGCAATTGCTGAATTGGGCAAACTCACACCGGAGTTACGATTTGCAATTGAATCTTGTTTTGACGCGAATGATCTGGAAGATTTGTACCTTCCGTATAAACGTAAGAAAAAAACCAGAGCAGATGTAGCTTTAGAAAACGGGCTGGAGCCACTTGCCAAAATTCTGATGGCTCAGAATAATCAAAATATCGAACGAATAGCTTCCGGATATATCACACAAAATGTACCCGATACTCAAAGTGCTATCGACGGTGCCCTGGATATTATTGCTGAATGGATCAGTGAAGACCAGTTTATTCGTGAAAGAATCAGGACAATATGCCGGAAATCCGGTTTAATAAAGTCAACTGTTGTCGCGAAGAAAAAAGAACTGGCAACTAATTTTACGGATTATTTTGATTTTCAGGAGTTGTTGCAGAAATGTCCTTCCCATAGGTATCTGGCCATGATGAGAGGTGAAGCGGAAGGTTTTCTGAAAGTCAGTATTATTATTGAAACCGAAAGAGCAATAGATGTTATAGACCGAAAATATCTGAAGCATGGAAAAAGTGAATCAGAATATATTGAAAATGCCATTTCAGATGCTTATAAACGATTGATATTTCCATCGATTGAGACCCAAATCAAAAATGAATATAAGGAGTTGGCTGATGATGAAGCGATCAGAGTTTTTACAAAAAATATGGAACAACTCCTACTTGCTCCTCCATTGGGTGAGAAAGCTGTTTTAGCGATAGACCCGGGATTCAGAACAGGATGTAAAGTGGTTTGTCTTGATTCAAACGGGAATTTTATTTGTTATGAAACCATTTTTCCACATCCCCCTCAAAATAACTCAGTAGCTGCAGGTAACACCATAAGAAGATTGTGTTCAGATCATAAAATTGAAGCTATTGCTATTGGTAATGGAACGGCATCCAGAGAAACGCAGGATTTTGTTGAAAATATCGGATTGTCCTCTGAAATCCGGATTTATAGTGTCAGTGAAAGTGGTGCATCGATATATTCCGCTTCAGATGTGGCAAGAGAGGAGTTTCCAGAATTGGACCTTACAGTCAGAGGGGCAATTTCGATAGGCAGACGTTTGATGGATCCAATGGCGGAACTCGTAAAAATTGATCCCAAATCTGTCGGAGTCGGTCAGTACCAGCATGATGTCCATCAGGGCAAACTAAAAGATGCACTGGACGATACGGTGTCTTTGTCAGTCAACAGGGTAGGGGTAAATCTAAATACCGCAAGCAGCCATTTACTGGGTTATGTTTCGGGTCTGGGCCCTGCATTGGCAAAAAGTATTATTAAATTCAGAACGGACAATGGTAATTTTTCCACCAGAGACGAGCTAAAAAAAGTGCCCAGGCTGGGGGAGAAAGCATTCGAGCAGTGTGCAGGTTTTCTTAGAATCAAAGAAGGAGCAAACCCTCTGGATAATACCGGAGTTCATCCTGAATCCTATCCTGTTTTAAAGAAAATGGCGAAAGATCTGAATGTTACTATGGACAAGCTGATACATGAAAGCCAGTTAAGGAAAGCTATTCAGATAAATAATTACATCAGTGACAAAACAGGCCTTCCTACTTTAACGGATATCATGAAGGAACTGGAAAAACCCGGATTGGATGTGAGAGGACAGGTGGAAGAATTTCATTTTGACCAAAATGTCAAAAAGGTGGAAGATCTCTATGAAGGTATGATATTGCAGGGTGTAGTGACTAATATGACAAACTTTGGTGCATTTGTCGATGTGGGCGTCAAGCAGGATGGATTGGTTCATATTTCACAGATAACGGATAAGTTTATCAGAAATCCGGCTGAAGTATTGCATTTGCATCAGCATGTAATGGTAAAAGTGCTGAGTATTGATATACCAAGAAAAAGAGTAAATTTGTCAATGATTTTAAATTAG
- a CDS encoding Lrp/AsnC family transcriptional regulator, translating into MPDKLDMQILRMLQDNSKITIKTISDSIHLSATPVFERIRKLESDGFIKSYTIIPDRKKLGLDLMVYCNISLITHQKEFIEKFESDIQQIPEVVECAHIAGMYDYLLKVIVRDIEAYQYFLTNKLATLDNIGKVQSSFVLKEVAEYRGLPI; encoded by the coding sequence ATGCCTGACAAATTAGACATGCAAATATTGAGAATGCTGCAGGACAATTCTAAAATCACAATCAAGACAATTAGTGACAGCATTCATCTCAGTGCCACACCTGTTTTTGAGCGGATCAGGAAACTGGAAAGTGACGGGTTTATCAAGTCTTACACTATTATACCTGACAGAAAAAAACTTGGATTAGACTTAATGGTGTATTGCAATATCTCACTCATTACGCATCAGAAGGAATTTATTGAAAAATTTGAGTCTGACATTCAGCAAATACCCGAAGTGGTGGAGTGTGCGCACATCGCAGGTATGTATGACTACTTATTAAAAGTTATTGTTAGAGATATTGAAGCATATCAGTATTTTCTGACCAATAAATTAGCCACACTTGACAATATCGGTAAAGTACAAAGTTCTTTTGTTCTGAAAGAAGTTGCAGAATACAGAGGACTGCCGATTTAA
- a CDS encoding cystathionine gamma-synthase family protein, translating into MNHLKSMRPESLMMSYGYKPELSEGAIKCPIFQTSTFVFKNAEEGKSFFEVAYGIREKNKNEEIGLIYSRLNNPDLEILENRLCLWDGAEDCAVFESGMSAISTVFLEFLKPGDLLLYSMPVYGGTDHFINHYLPKIGIRAIGFRTGASSEEIINLILESGMSENLAMIYVETPANPTNDLIDIEMCSEIAKKFSTDEKHVVTAVDNTYMGPIWQHPLKQGADLVIYSATKYIGGHSDVIAGAVLGSGAHIKQIKTLRTFLGNMAGPWTGWLLLRSLETLKVRMDQQCANAQKVADFLNSHHMVDKVYYIGLIKNSSPAYKIYKNQCNAPGAMLAFDIKGGEKEAFIFLNNLKLIKLAVSLGSTESLAEHPASMTHAGIPEAHRIELGIKENMIRISIGVEYYEDIIRDIESAFQKVKTSVHSDGHAVLSL; encoded by the coding sequence ATGAATCACTTAAAATCCATGCGACCTGAAAGCCTGATGATGTCCTACGGGTATAAACCTGAACTTTCAGAAGGAGCTATAAAATGCCCGATATTTCAGACTTCTACTTTTGTTTTTAAAAATGCAGAAGAAGGGAAGTCCTTTTTTGAAGTTGCATATGGCATTCGAGAAAAAAATAAAAACGAAGAAATCGGATTGATTTACAGCCGATTGAACAATCCGGATCTGGAGATATTAGAAAACAGATTGTGTCTTTGGGACGGTGCAGAAGATTGTGCTGTTTTTGAAAGCGGAATGTCTGCCATCAGTACTGTATTTCTGGAATTTTTAAAACCCGGAGACCTATTACTTTATAGTATGCCGGTGTATGGCGGAACTGATCATTTTATTAACCATTATCTGCCTAAAATCGGCATCAGGGCCATCGGATTCAGAACAGGAGCCAGCAGTGAAGAAATTATAAATTTAATTCTGGAATCCGGAATGTCTGAAAACCTTGCGATGATTTATGTTGAAACCCCTGCAAATCCAACAAATGATCTAATAGACATAGAAATGTGCAGTGAGATTGCGAAAAAATTCAGTACTGACGAAAAGCATGTTGTAACAGCGGTTGACAATACATACATGGGACCCATCTGGCAACATCCCTTAAAACAAGGTGCAGATTTGGTTATTTATTCAGCTACAAAGTATATCGGTGGACATAGTGATGTGATTGCCGGAGCTGTTTTGGGTAGCGGAGCACACATCAAACAAATTAAAACGCTACGTACATTTCTTGGAAATATGGCTGGCCCGTGGACCGGATGGTTGTTGCTGAGAAGTCTTGAAACACTAAAAGTCAGAATGGACCAGCAATGTGCCAATGCACAAAAAGTTGCGGATTTTCTCAACAGTCACCATATGGTTGACAAGGTTTACTATATTGGTCTGATAAAAAATAGTTCACCTGCCTATAAAATCTATAAAAATCAGTGTAATGCCCCCGGAGCTATGCTGGCATTTGATATCAAAGGCGGAGAAAAAGAAGCATTTATATTTTTGAATAATCTTAAACTGATCAAACTGGCCGTAAGCCTGGGAAGTACAGAAAGTCTTGCAGAACATCCCGCATCCATGACACATGCCGGCATACCTGAGGCACATCGAATTGAGCTCGGCATCAAAGAAAATATGATCAGGATATCTATTGGAGTTGAATACTATGAAGATATCATCCGGGATATCGAATCAGCTTTTCAGAAAGTTAAAACCAGTGTTCATTCAGATGGACACGCTGTATTATCTTTATAA
- a CDS encoding OmpA family protein, producing the protein MRKNILQNFIISFFTIAAFTLFTVGCGNKQNSETQSSSTSSTDSLKVIREAMMAKFSNVNPAEKQTLDQLSLEEGSVASQILKNVSEGFNNFSDLKFKNVNFSTGSADLSKETENETDQLAAILKVYPDLSVAFEGHTDNSGDATLNQYLSEERVKNIQLRLVKMHQVDSSRVSIAGFGQEKPISTNDTADGKALNNRIEVKILN; encoded by the coding sequence ATGCGTAAAAATATTTTACAAAACTTTATTATTTCTTTTTTCACAATAGCTGCTTTTACTCTCTTTACTGTAGGTTGTGGTAATAAACAAAATAGTGAAACTCAATCATCTTCAACATCCAGTACGGATTCGCTTAAAGTTATACGTGAAGCAATGATGGCGAAATTCAGCAATGTTAACCCGGCAGAGAAACAAACACTTGACCAATTATCTCTGGAAGAAGGTTCCGTGGCATCTCAAATTCTTAAAAATGTAAGCGAAGGGTTCAATAATTTTTCAGACTTAAAATTCAAAAATGTGAATTTCTCCACGGGAAGTGCGGATTTGAGTAAAGAAACAGAAAATGAAACAGATCAATTGGCCGCAATTCTGAAAGTTTATCCGGATTTGAGTGTTGCCTTTGAAGGACATACTGATAACTCAGGTGATGCTACTTTGAATCAATACTTGTCAGAAGAAAGGGTGAAAAATATACAATTGCGACTAGTCAAAATGCATCAGGTAGATTCTTCCAGAGTTAGTATTGCAGGATTTGGTCAGGAAAAACCAATCAGCACGAATGACACAGCCGATGGAAAAGCCCTGAATAACAGAATAGAAGTTAAAATATTGAACTAA
- a CDS encoding AAA family ATPase codes for MDKREQYDIFCEIITKLENQQDHQLKPKIRTYFELFNLILEDSTLDEGIIFTTLFSRLAFAGSKYRLNKKLLFYCHLFRKSNETNKYPEDTEPLLLNLGQYVTSGLLTAIYQQKNHLVFELLDDTKAYFNFSNEKIIGFRPVIEALVIEIDTEKKVIKYLEDSNPTEEKTALYDIPHKNELFTKNIENILNYFHLPLHINFIDCEIKEDNTLIPAACIIHPDYLVDVTAVADCFKDNGGDPYLYLLSKFKSLDVSKSLMIGNIVNLILDQLVADSTIVFEDILKKIFGINPIALCLFSDEEIQEMVETLKLHFNNLKHTITLEFPKLGIQKKDIYLEPSFFSRDYGVQGRLDLLHHNPAEKRHDIVELKSGIPFKANVYGISQSHYVQTLLYDLMIKSTFSFKSTPSNYILYSKEKDKSLKFAPVVKAQQYEAMKVRNQIIFIEQLLRQNHLDARLSQYLQPVNFERLRGFAAKDLQIFYDIYSTLTSLEKKYFDHYVSFIANEQALSKTGEHGINKANGHAALWLESKAEKEERFAIIAGLTIKENCSENIDPLIIFNRTNESTNLTAFRNGDIAIIYPDNDDPASILHNQIFKCTILRISEDEIEIKLRSSQNNQQIFIQNNKWILESDMLDSSFNGMYKGLFGFAGSEKEYRDLILGVRSPKKNTHTKSLTYRENLSEEQNSILSRMLSSKDYFLLWGPPGTGKTSVMLKELVRHLYENSGESLMLLAYTNRAVDEICDSITSISADFKNNFIRIGSRHSTAEQYKENLLDQIISNMKTRKQVAAMLSEKRIFVSTVSSIIGKTELFQLKKFDTVIIDEASQILEPILVGLLSRFERFIMIGDHKQLPAVVVQSDEACAVKDEELLNAGILSTKMSLFERLYQQCNVSDWDHATGILSQQGRMHQDIMNFPNEQFYGGKLLPLPNLKRLYSTRNWATNNSLESFLCKERQIFIPTNADEDLNWKTNIFEAKIVARLVQVFSDIWKNNKLNAETGNIGIITPYRAQIALIRSELNKVNNLFESVITIDTVERYQGGARDIIILSLCTNKISQLKSLVSLSNDGIDRKLNVALTRAKEQIIVLGNEEILQENAVYSQLMDKYFNARDTNFN; via the coding sequence ATGGATAAAAGAGAACAATACGATATATTCTGCGAAATCATTACCAAGCTGGAAAATCAGCAAGACCACCAACTTAAACCAAAAATAAGGACCTATTTTGAGTTGTTCAATCTGATTTTGGAAGACAGCACTTTAGATGAAGGCATCATTTTTACGACATTGTTTTCAAGATTGGCATTTGCAGGCAGCAAATACAGACTAAATAAGAAATTACTTTTCTATTGTCATTTGTTCAGAAAATCAAATGAGACAAATAAATATCCGGAGGACACAGAACCATTATTACTTAATTTAGGTCAATATGTAACTTCAGGTCTGTTAACTGCCATCTATCAACAAAAGAATCATTTAGTCTTTGAATTGTTAGACGATACAAAGGCTTATTTTAATTTTTCTAATGAAAAAATAATCGGCTTCAGACCTGTGATCGAAGCTTTGGTCATAGAAATTGATACAGAAAAAAAAGTAATTAAATATCTGGAAGATTCAAATCCTACAGAAGAGAAAACTGCACTTTATGACATTCCGCATAAAAATGAACTCTTCACAAAAAACATTGAAAACATTCTCAATTATTTCCACCTTCCATTGCATATAAATTTTATCGATTGTGAAATAAAGGAAGATAATACTTTAATCCCGGCTGCCTGTATTATTCACCCGGACTATCTGGTGGACGTGACTGCGGTTGCAGATTGTTTTAAGGATAATGGCGGAGATCCGTACTTATATTTGCTATCCAAATTCAAATCATTGGATGTTTCAAAGTCATTGATGATTGGTAATATTGTCAATTTAATCCTTGACCAGTTAGTGGCTGACAGTACAATAGTTTTCGAAGATATTTTAAAAAAGATATTTGGAATCAATCCAATAGCATTGTGTCTCTTTTCGGATGAAGAAATTCAGGAAATGGTTGAAACACTTAAACTCCATTTTAATAATCTGAAACACACCATTACTCTTGAATTCCCCAAGCTCGGCATTCAGAAAAAAGATATTTATCTGGAACCTTCCTTTTTTTCAAGAGATTACGGCGTTCAGGGCAGATTGGATTTATTGCATCATAATCCGGCTGAAAAACGTCATGATATTGTTGAACTCAAAAGCGGCATTCCATTTAAGGCAAATGTTTACGGTATCAGTCAAAGTCATTATGTTCAGACTTTATTATATGATTTGATGATAAAATCTACCTTTTCTTTTAAATCAACACCTTCCAATTACATTTTATATTCGAAAGAAAAAGATAAATCATTAAAATTTGCTCCGGTTGTGAAAGCACAGCAATATGAAGCGATGAAAGTACGAAATCAGATCATTTTTATTGAACAATTGTTGCGACAGAATCATCTTGACGCCAGGTTGTCTCAATATCTCCAGCCAGTAAATTTTGAACGGTTAAGAGGATTTGCGGCTAAAGATCTACAGATATTTTATGACATTTATTCAACGTTGACATCACTTGAGAAAAAATATTTTGACCATTATGTAAGCTTTATTGCCAATGAACAGGCACTTTCTAAAACAGGTGAACACGGAATAAATAAAGCCAATGGTCATGCAGCACTTTGGCTTGAAAGTAAAGCTGAAAAGGAAGAAAGATTTGCTATCATTGCTGGGTTAACTATAAAAGAAAATTGTTCTGAAAATATTGATCCACTCATTATTTTTAACAGAACCAATGAATCCACCAATCTGACAGCTTTCCGAAACGGAGATATTGCCATTATTTATCCGGACAATGATGATCCCGCGTCTATACTTCACAACCAGATTTTTAAATGTACCATCTTACGGATTTCTGAAGATGAAATTGAAATAAAATTGAGAAGCAGCCAGAATAATCAACAAATATTTATTCAGAATAACAAATGGATTTTGGAATCTGATATGCTGGATTCTTCATTTAATGGGATGTATAAAGGACTTTTTGGTTTTGCAGGTTCCGAAAAAGAATACAGAGATCTTATTTTAGGTGTCAGAAGTCCTAAAAAAAATACTCATACGAAATCACTGACATACAGAGAAAATTTAAGTGAAGAACAAAACTCTATTCTCAGTAGAATGCTGAGTTCAAAAGATTATTTCTTACTGTGGGGACCTCCCGGTACAGGAAAAACGAGTGTTATGCTCAAAGAATTGGTAAGACATCTTTATGAAAACAGCGGGGAGAGTCTGATGTTACTGGCTTATACCAACAGAGCTGTTGATGAAATTTGCGATTCTATCACCAGTATATCCGCCGATTTTAAAAACAACTTTATCAGGATAGGTTCAAGACATTCGACAGCAGAACAATATAAAGAAAACCTCCTGGATCAGATTATAAGCAACATGAAGACCCGAAAACAGGTTGCTGCAATGCTTTCAGAAAAACGTATTTTTGTTTCTACGGTTTCAAGTATTATTGGAAAGACAGAATTATTTCAATTGAAAAAATTCGATACGGTGATTATTGATGAAGCATCACAAATCCTGGAACCCATTTTGGTAGGATTACTTTCGCGATTTGAGCGATTTATTATGATTGGAGATCATAAACAACTTCCCGCGGTAGTGGTACAAAGTGATGAAGCATGTGCAGTTAAAGACGAAGAACTCCTGAATGCAGGGATTTTAAGTACAAAAATGTCACTTTTTGAAAGATTATATCAGCAATGTAATGTATCAGATTGGGATCATGCAACGGGAATTCTGTCACAGCAAGGAAGGATGCATCAGGATATTATGAATTTTCCGAATGAACAGTTTTATGGGGGAAAACTATTGCCACTGCCGAACTTAAAAAGATTGTATAGTACCAGAAATTGGGCAACAAATAATTCTCTTGAAAGCTTTTTATGTAAAGAAAGACAAATTTTTATTCCCACAAATGCCGATGAAGACTTAAACTGGAAAACAAATATATTTGAAGCAAAGATTGTTGCAAGACTTGTCCAGGTATTTTCAGATATCTGGAAAAACAATAAGCTCAATGCCGAAACTGGAAATATTGGAATTATTACACCTTACAGAGCACAAATTGCTCTGATCAGATCTGAACTTAATAAAGTGAATAACCTTTTCGAATCCGTTATTACTATTGATACAGTAGAAAGATATCAGGGAGGAGCAAGGGATATCATCATTTTATCGCTTTGTACCAATAAAATCAGTCAACTAAAATCATTGGTATCTTTATCAAATGATGGTATAGACAGAAAGTTGAATGTGGCACTTACCCGAGCAAAAGAACAGATTATAGTATTGGGAAATGAAGAAATACTTCAGGAAAACGCAGTGTACAGCCAATTGATGGACAAATATTTTAACGCCCGTGATACAAATTTCAACTGA